TCGCATTGCTTGTGCATTACGATAGCTTGTGATTGAGTAAAATGAGACGCGTCGCTCAAGAAACTTTGAATGGCTCGCAAGAGCTTTACTGCACTTGAATACTGGAATGTCACTGATTGGCTGATTGTTTTGCATACGGCTCTTACGATTGGTGAGCGCCATTTATTTTTGGTCAGTAAGCCACCcgattttccagtaaaaacaggcTTCTAACTCAACCACATAATCATTTTCATTGTTAGGTTTTCGGATGACATAGAGTACATGACGGGAAGCCGACCCAACTTATTTTGGAAAATCTGCTGGATGTTTATCACACCGGTTGCGATGTTTGCAATCTTGGTCTCCAGCATTGCACTTATGTCCCAAGGGAAGGCGTCTTACTTTGCTTGGAATAAAGATGAGGTACGAAAGCTGTATATTGCAATGATCAGATGATCAGTTACCTTGCGTCCTCAAGTTCGTCGACATCACTCAAAGCGAGGTTTCCCTTAAATACTGTTGGAAATACTTTATTaatgttttattaattaatttacacGGCTAGAACCTGTCACCCATTCAGAAAATTTCGCGCTAAACAAAACCTTACCAGCAGACCCCACGATGGTGCAAATGAACCCCACATTCCATAGTGCGATGGGTGAACGCTTGGCTGCCCTTATCCAGTTATATCCAAGTTCCTGATCTTTGTGTATAAGTTTGACATTGCATTGACGaacattaacttttttttcctcctttgtTCCAAGGCAAGCTATGCGAAAGTTCCCTACCCAGACTGGGCAGTGTTCCTTGCGGTGGTACTGGTACTTATGTCCATTTTGTTCATTCCTGTTGTGGCCATCGCTCGATACTTTGGTTTAGTCAAATTTACACGGCTAGAGCCTGTTTCACTGAAGAACACCGAGGCGGCACAGTCATTCGAGAAGGAAATTATGGATACCCTTGTTTGAAGTGATATTAGCGCCTTTTAGATTGGAGGACGAGAACGATTTTGTGTATAAGTTtaccgttctgagcacgcgcgcCGAGAACTTGAAACGAACTCGACCCAGAGATGACGGACCCTGGCAACGCGTGTGATCACTCCAGCGATCTGAAGGGCGCTATTGATGACTTCATGCGACTGCAAATCGTGAGAATGTAACTTAATTAAGATAAaattaaaagacatgtttatgATACAGTGGAAAATCAATTTAACGAAGCTCTGTACACAACCAAAGTCCTCACCATAACAAACTTTATGATAGAGATGAAAGCCTTGCCACGAAGAGCGAGATTATAATCATAAAATTGCCGGGGCCTTCGTCTCTTCGTCATAGAGCACTCAGCcaggcccggttgttcaaaagccgattgacgctaatcccagattaaaaattaaccaagacgTTTATTGCTCTACTccaaaatgctgttcaacgctgatattcggtaaaactttacattaaaagaagtcaatcttgaaaaacaaaaataagcaaaagaaactttcaccaaaaagttgaaaacatgaaataaaagtttacgctaatcctggattacgtCAATCGGCTTTTGACCAACCGGGCCCTGGACCTCAAATATATCTAACCAAGGTAAATCTCTCGAACTAGGGCAAACTTATTTTTTGTACCCTGCGTCACAAGTTACGTAAAGCTGACAGTCATTTGTCCCGTGACAAGCTGCTttaaaagtttttctttttttttctttttttttttttgcatcgaGAAGAAGTTTTTAAACTCCAAATGGCGAATAGATGCATTCTTCTTACTTCCTAATCGTTGTTCAAATGGCTCTCAGTTGTGCTGGCTTTACGAGTTTATTTAAACTGTAAATTAATAACAAAACGTTGTGAAAGGTGCTAAATATGGTTGCCATAGGTGAAGAGATTTCGggtaataatgaaaataatcttGACGCTTTAAAATTTATATTTCACCGTAGCCTTAAAGTAATTGTTCACACGTATTTTCTTGGAAACGTTTCCTTGGATTTCAAAGAACCAACATTTACAAAACAATCGCACCAGTTTCTTAAGAAGGAGTGTTTCAAGGTGACTAAATAACCTGCGATATGATCAGGCGTTCTTTTCTTTTAGAGAGGTCAGGTGACCAAATGTCCAGATGACATGCGCAGTTCCATcaactggccccagttgttcaaaaggtggataacgctccccccggataaatcactatccagtggatagcgcaattggtttcgcaaCTGAGGCCTGGTCATTATCTGGTATCTTTGGTCTTACAGTGCATGCGTTCACTGCGACTATGGGGTCGATTGGTTTTCATTGTCTGGGTGGCCCGGGTTTCAGTGAACGCACTGTGACTTAAGCCATTCATTCCCACGATCAAaatgttcattctcctaactagcaccatggatttctttgttgggcaGGGAtaagaatttggtgttatatcaagatcacacctattaagctgataatattcgtcattctcaatacctgtctgactgacatgttattgaaattgtgaagagaatttacgTATCGATCACTCCTGGAAGTCAAAGAGTTAAAAGATAAGACGCAACTGAGTTTGCGTGTGTCGCAGATGTTAATGCTTGCGTcgcttctgaaaaaaaaaacagccctaAAAATGAAAGACAGAAAACTGTTAttcacaaaaccttgcagttgTAATATCATCTTATCGCGATAACTATCGTAAAAAGTGTCAAATCGCTTCACCGTGCACAGAGACATTTGGATACCACGTATTATTTAATTCAGAAACTTAAGAGTTTATTTTGCGTTTTCATTAACAGCCAATATTTTTATCTCGTGGTTCTGAAGCAAcaggcctttttcgatgtatcaaaattcagcttgaaagagaggttctgaggacaaagacaaaggaaagtggatgatgtgcaaatatttttcacattcattccaacgtgtttctattgtttttgacgtcactgcctcactatcaagctaaatatttgatatttcgaaaatggcttatGGGGTATCCTCATGGCATGAAGTATTTATTTTGGTCCATCATTTTACACTTCACGTTATGAAAGTAATTCCAACGACGTCCAACGATTGTAAAAATAACAATGCATTCCATCTCGACTTCTTAACATTGTTACAAATGATTAAATTATTGATTAACTATCAATTTTGCGTCTCATTTTTGACGTGGAGCGAGCGAGCGACAACAACATAATCATAATTTAGAATAAATGTCCCGTACTTTATCTCGATGTTTTTGGATTTGCTGACTTTTTCCATAATGCATCGCGCTTTCGATCAGGATGCGCAAAACAGAGCATTAAGGAATGTTTTTATTTGAAGTGAGCTATagacaaaagagaaaatgaacaatttgttttttacaacaatattcaacgccatgACTCAAtaaaagagcaagcgttgtctataacttctcgcaatatgattggtttatttcccaaaatgagcgttcctgattggttaTTACATTGCATGACAGAATGGCGTGAGCATGAcacgtacagcgttgtctagactctcattgacaacggcaaattagccaatcagattgcgagattacaagcaaatGTGGTAAAAATGATTCTCGCACTATCTggacaatagaccaatttcgatatattaaaattcagtccaaaacaaaaggcatcatcgcgagactctggggaataaactcatacaaacccttatatttattccccagagcctcgagatatcttttgttttcgactgaattttaatatattgtaaTTGGTCtatttgagcaattgtctcttacacagacacctgaaaaatttaggtgaCTCGAACggaattcaaacccatgacctcatgctacattgttttgtttttagctaTTTCGTAAAACACAGCATTGTCGACCCCTTAAtctaaaaaaaagtttgaaacaTGCGTCCAATTAGCCTGCGCAGTTGGCGGTGGTTTTGGCGCAAGAGGCAAATTAATTAACGAGCGGAAAATGGGGAGGAATTCACCCACTCTCCGCGCCAGCAATACCACCAGTTGTGCCACAACCCACCCTGTACCTCTgaattgactattatcgtcaatttaggacgtTTAGagcttgatagggattatgggaaatgaatatctatttttagaatccGAACCCCAATGCCTAAACTCGCTGGACTGGGATTCGAACCTGGAATTGTTCGATTAATAACCCTAGACTACCGCATCGCTAACTGACagaacgcttttttttttaaatatatcaattttttttttcttccgaatgccgctgtaaacgtgtgtATTATCAACGGCTAAGaagcaagtttaaaaaggaaaaaaatgccgCTTACCAAAAcgtcaagagaaagctaaccattttaaaaccaaGTACTAGACTtgaccattattcagcaatgattttatatatactaattagatttgataaataatcggtgcaattgtcagtcagttgatctttagttgtatagtggataaaaacagttccttcacagtgggtgctccgggttcagaTCCCGTCCAGGAATacaacttttccttttttctgttcatctgctaccacaagtcctgggacagagtaatatAAATTGACGGTAACAGTCATTCCTGGGAAAATTACGAgttgtcgataatcgtcattatcagaggtagaggatatgttgcttgtgcttactagcctgttccaggacccagatagtcgggaaaacgaaaacaactgcgcgtgaaaagcgagtgggggctttcACTTTTCGCGCGGGTTTTCCCCCTTTCCCCACTATCTGGGAGAGTGGAACAGGCTACGATCTTAGGGCGTCTTCTTACGCATGTGGTCTTGCAGTCTTTTTAGTATTGAGAAAAATGACTACGATCTATCGAAGTAACATTACctgtcaaaaaaattaaaactaccTTGTAAGacatttttacagttttaacCTGATACATTTTTTCAAGGAGCAGGcccgggccattttcgggtgtcacaattccctttgtatctcaagaacggagatgatttaaatcgtcaaacttcacagtcatttttccctgtgttaccttgaaaacattttaaaagaccGGCTTTTCAAAaaaagcggttggcagttttacaaatggtttttcgggcccgaaaagttatcgggactttcgagaaatgggccccaTGGTCGGATGACGGACGTTTCGTCCCGTTGTTCACCATCCTCAGTTCACGTCTTGTGCTTTGTACCTTTTTTTCTCATGGAAGCCATGGGCTGAAGAaacacataataataatcaggCGCAATAAATCCTTCAAACTAGCAAGAAGAGCAATGAACAACGCTTCCAGTACAGACCTGGGTTTTTTGCACGCAACTGTtaagttcttcctttttttttacacaACTGTTCAATAAGTTTTTTCCATTACCTGCGATGATTGCTTGCTCAGAAAATAACCACATATCCTTTCTTCCGATATATGAATAAATTCATATATCATCATAATTTAACTTCTTACGGGTTAAAACGCAAATTCGAAATTTGCTATGTATAATTTCTCTCTTAGTGCAAACCATTCGTTTAAATGATATGTCAAGTCAGCGAAGTGAAACGCTATCTTTCCCCGATCgtatgcccggggggggggacccttaggaatttctgggtggggatgtgccgctgggaccctagaacccttagcctataccagagctagttcggctgaattttgctaccctatactagagtcaactcccaccgatttccgatACTTGActagtccatatatggcagtacctccCCCGGGATCGTATGGTGCCTAAATGACAGCAGTCTACTGAGATCTGTCGTTGATGCCGACAACTTAACCAAGTTAAGATTAGACCCGAgcattgtaatttttggatttcaatagctTAGAATTCATTGCATATGAATCTCTGTGCAGTgcaggcctcagttgttcgaaggctgaatagcgctatccagtggataaatcactatccactggataactcaaacGGTTTTGCGAGTGTTTATCCGTTGAATTGTGATTTATCCTTACGAACAACCCCATGCAAGGCCTGACCCTTTTATTCCTGATTCATCAATGCTTGTCTTGTTTTACTTTTGAGGAGAAATCAACGGTTAAGCTCTGTTTCTCTGTTTCTCCCTTCCAAGATGTGCTTTTCATCAGTTCTTTACTACAACCTGAATGAATGTCACGTTACTGTTGTTATTATCAGGTTTTGAAACTCCAAGTTGCCTTGCTTAGAATGCAATTTACAGCCCACTAGGGTGAACGATTCTGCAGCCGTTGGGGATGTGTAAGGTGCCTTTGTATTTCGAGGTGATTTGCACAACATCAGCTTCTTGACATTGCCGCAGCAGTATTctttcatgttacccttggtGAAGCTCTCTTTGTTTTACGTGGTCCAACGTAGTAGGGTTAGGAAAAGATCTCTTCTTGTGTACTGTTGCAAGACTTGGACAACAAGGACTTGATCCTCCTACGTGACAGGGGAATGCACCGCAGAAGCTCTTCCCACAAATCCCTGTAGACTGTGGTCAAGGCAAAGTAGAGAAGACTATTCGTAACTGCACACTGTTCTGCCCGATTTCTTCTAAGTGTGATGTGCAAGTTACCAAAGATCCTTGCCAGGGCCATGGTCCTGACATGAGCCTGTTCATGGGCCAGTAACCAACCAGTGTGCACTTGTGACGTTTAGTCAATGCTTGTTGAACAAGGTCAATTCTTTGCAAGTACATATTCTGACGCACATCAGATTCTGTTAAAACGCCTGACCAGATGCGAACTTCCCTTACCTTGGGAGAACAAATGATACAAAAAATTACCAACACGATGTCAAGTGATTGGGAATCTGAAAATGTCACCTGCAAGGACTGATACACCTCACCATCCCTGCAATGGGGATTAAAGGGTTAATAACCTCCTGCCCACTCAAAAATGCCCCCATTCAGTACATGTAATAAAAACTTAATTTCTCGTGGGATACACTTGACAGTTTGCATTGATAAAGTCAGAGCCCTCAACAGGCAGATGAGAAATCAACTGAGAGTTGATTTACATTAGGGAGGAAAATTAGAGGAGCAGAAGATAAAACCTGGAGTCAGGTTGAGGTTGATTGAAACTAAGCCCACATGCAAACACAGAGGTGGAAAGGATGGGTGATGGTCATCATGTCAGCCTGACTCTCCATAGGTTCTAGAAAGGAGAATgggccactttcgaaaatactCTGATTAAGCTCATAGCCCTCGACAGGCAGATGAAATTAGCTTGGAGTTGATTTTCAAGAGGAAGGGAGACCAAAGGAGCAGGAGAAAAACCCTTAAGTCAAGTCATTTCAAATATTCTCAGATCACAAAAAATAGCTAGAAAATGGATAGAACCTTCCGAGCCACAGAAGTTTGAGATGAAACATGCCCTCTCTTCTGGATGAGCAGGAAATGATTATGAGAGGGACGGTATGAGTTTGAGTAACATTTGTGGagaaagcaatttaaaaaataataatcagcAGTTAATCATTATTTTCTACTAATTACTCTCCcagtttccttctttttttttttttcacgcacATGCATTTATTAAGATCTAAACTCTAGGTTACTCCTTGGTCTCTTTATTCGTTCATTCCACATGATCAATCAATGTGTCTGTGGGGAGCTGGGAAGGGGAGGGAGAAACAGTAAGGCCAGAACATCAACTTCCtttccataataataattagcatGCACATTTGCATATTTCCTCCTGTCTCCCATACTGCTCCTGCCCCCCTACTGTCCTACTGCCCCCCCTGTAGCTTTCCAGATTCGGGCTGTGATTGGAGAACAAAACAATAGAGGATGCAACAATGCACCTTGCCCTTATAAGAGAGACCAATGAAACTAGCAGTCTACAACAGCTACAGGATAACATCACTGTCTTAGGCTTCTGCCCCTCTGTTCCCCTATCCAATGAGCCACATGACTTATTAGGGTCTTAGGTTAAAGTTTACTGTCCTTTGTTTGATAAGCAGTATTCCAAATAACTTCAATGTCTCTGAACAGATTACAAAATGAACATTGTTATTTCCTAATAAAGCAATGCATTTCAAATGAAGAGCAACCAACCAATACTTTGCTCTCTGTAAAATAATCTTTGACCTACCTGACCATGAAAAGGATACCATCCACAATGTCCATGTGGCATAGCATTGTCTCCCCACGGTGTACAACTGCCATAGCTTATGACTCCATTACCAAGTTGACTATGTTTCATGTAATacctaaaggaaaaaaaagaaatctggaTTCTCATAGAATGGCaatggtaattttttttgaCGCATAGCTTTTTATTATGATTCCCACTACTTACAACACTGGTACATCTACTTACAcaacttacaaaaattacacaattaACAACTACTAAAATCCATTATATTACCATCAAAACTATTTCAAAATTGAATTGCGTACGCACTACGTACAATACAATGCACTTACAATTACAGGTGCTATTTACAATAATACCATTGCAATACTTGCTCTACAAAAACAATATGAATACTTTTTAACCTTGCAATACCAATTTATACACTACTTACAAAATAATACGATTACAGATGctaattatatttatattcttacattaaaaacaatgagcaacaaaataaaagatacatgcatattaaaaataaataaataaataacttaagTAATTATATTGGAGTGAGTACccatttcttttcaaagaagttgtttttgttgatctttttttcagtttcatatttaaTCTTTAGTTTCGATTGCAGTCCTTGAATTTTAGGAAGTGTTTGgcttcttctgcagtcccacaaaaataattttccaattaatatgaaataatttaataaatttgataaagggcattgttttgataaaactccaaataaaacgttttgcgcAGAAAGATGGATTGGCTGATTCGATAGAAGGTACCAGTATGATTCGATATTAGTCCAGAACGTTTTGGAGTGAGGGCATTCATAGAAAAGGTGATATAAATTAATGGCAATGGTAATGGTTTCTATATCGCACGTATCATGTAAAAGTGTCATGGCGATTTAAAATTCTTTCTCTGTGGTGAGATTAGATGTCAGCATGTAAAGGCACCTCTGTCGGCGGCTACAACCCATATTTGATGACACCCACCCACTCAACCCAAGTGTGCATGTGAaaggaggacagaccacaacacggGGAGTCTTCCCCCTACTGTACATCAAcattgccttccaccaatgtggcccagggaTCGATTTCCAGATTCGATGCTCTATGTGGGTTGAGTGtattggttttctactctgctctgagaggttatTCCCTGGGTAaactctcctcaaaaaccaacatttgatttgatttgtagtctccccaattagtagagcccttgtgcttggctaaataaccttgagactttattaaataaagttattattattattattattattattattattattattattattattattattattattattattattattacttagaAGGAGTTATGATCTCATGACTCTCTAATAATACAGAGATGATTTGAAATGAAATAATGGTAAAGTAACTATAAACTATAGTGATAGCTACACATACACAGATATTTTTCAGCTTAAGACCTTTCTGGGACAAACATGACTGAGTGCGCACCTGTGCAGTTCATGTCCAATTCCAAAGTTTATCGAGCAAACAACATGTCCATCCACAAACATCCACTGCCAATCAGAGGATGCTGATAAGGCAATGTGATGCCACTGTCCATCATTAATGCAAGGTCCCTTCATAAACTTGTAGGGCTCGAGAGATCCTCTAATGCATCCATCTGGACCAACATGGAGAATCTGCCAATGGAACTTCGGCCACCTACTGGAACTGATCACAACAATCACATTAATCATTACTTATtcaatattatatttattatttaattaattgttGATTGCACAGAGGAATCATTGGAGAGAAATGTCACAAACTTGatcatactactactactgccacTAGTCAGCTGCTGCTATTACTACCACTACAGTacaggcgcggatccaggattttgaaatggggggtgaatttttgtaataatgtaatagaacCAAAGCCTGGTTGAGGTGTTTGAGGTCTGTTCAAGAAGGGGGGCTCAGAAAAAGGGGGGGTGAAAATTCACCCATTTCACCAcccctggatccgcgcctgcaGTACTGGCAGTGTTATGACTGTAGCTACCGCTGCTGCTACAAC
The Montipora capricornis isolate CH-2021 chromosome 10, ASM3666992v2, whole genome shotgun sequence genome window above contains:
- the LOC138018844 gene encoding uncharacterized protein, with the protein product MTSCLKEMEMAAEENFPEEIWFHIISYLDVVQDILSLGCTCKRLCELTNQNVIWRRRFRVDNNHLLSLPRFSMSSHYVKSNTDNCEDFEEESGVWKKLYFKASHALSFERRHYYSSGFTDLARERLCAEFVANSSSASRVKGIRFDDRAPGKQSVEMWIKLNRKKPDGVIIGCQSESVSSSRWPKFHWQILHVGPDGCIRGSLEPYKFMKGPCINDGQWHHIALSASSDWQWMFVDGHVVCSINFGIGHELHRYYMKHSQLGNGVISYGSCTPWGDNAMPHGHCGWYPFHGQVREVRIWSGVLTESDVRQNMYLQRIDLVQQALTKRHKCTLVGYWPMNRLMSGPWPWQGSLVTCTSHLEEIGQNSVQLRIVFSTLP